CACAGGGATTCCTTCAATGTAGGATTGATCCACGTGCCCTGTTGACGATTGGATCCTATACGTGCACAGCCTTCCACAACTTGTGCGAAGGCGGTGTCCATGCGGATCTCGAACCTCTTTTGTCGAATGGTCCTTCTCAGGTTCTTGCCACAGTGCATCATAGCTGGAAATAGCACGCATCGCTCGTGGGGCGCCCACCACAGTACAGGTTGTTCTTCATTGTACCACGGAAAGATTCCCATGGGATAGGCTTTGAGCAACATCTCTACGCTTACATCCCCTCCAATGGCCAACAGACCATCCGCCCTGGCCTGAGAAACGGGCGGGAAATCGTCATCCAAGCTGAGATAGGCGATGCGCATAGGGCGAATTTCTCGCTTTCATTGTTCTTAGAACGTATAGACGATGATATTTGTCGCTGATGATCGGAATCGACCATATCCCCGACCTCTTCCAAGGACCTTTGCCGGGCAAGAAGGCCCACGATGCGATGATGGGTCGTATACGACCGAGTGTAGAGGAGATCATCCAAGGAGACCATGATCCGCGGGTGAGTTCGGTCGCTTTTCTGATCTATCCCAAGAAAAGCGGATTACATTTCCTTTTACTGAAGAGACACGATTATGCGGGAGTCCACTCGGGTCAGGTGGGATTGCCGGGTGGCAGATTGGATGATGGAGAGACCAATGAAGAGGCCATGCTGCGTGAATTGGAAGAAGAGACGGGTCTACGCATAGATACTTCTTCGATCATACGCGAACTGACCCCCCTATACATTCCTCCGAGTGATTTCATCGTGCATCCTTTCGCTACGCTCATCGATCACGAACCGGAATGGAGATATGATACGAGAGAGGTCAAGCGAGGTATCGAGACCCCTTTGAGTGAATTGATGCGTAAAGACATCATCGTGGAACGAAAAATACAGGTCAGGGATTCCCCATTCCCTTGGAAAGTACAGTGCTTTCCCTTCGATGGGGAGGTCGTATGGGGAGCTACAGCGATGATCCTGGCAGAGTGTAAACAGATTTTAGGCAAATTCGAGCAATGAAAGCAGATATCCTGGCCTTTGCCGCACACCCCGATGACGTAGAACTAGCGGCCAGCGGTACGCTCCTGAAACACATCCATCAAGGAAAGAACTGTGGGATCGTGGATCTTACGCGAGGTCAATTGGGCAGTAGAGGGAATCCTGAACTCCGAGAGAAAGAAGCAGACCATGCATCCGAGATACTCGGACTGGATTTCAGAGAGAATCTGGGAATGGAAGATGGTTGGTTCCGGGCTGACAAAGAGCATATCATGCAGGTAGCTCTCATGATACGCAAGTACCGTCCGGATGTCATACTGGCCAACGCGATCACCGATAGGCATCCCGACCACGGACGAGGAGCAGACCTGATCAAAGAGGCGGCATTCTTCAGCGGATTGGTCAAGGCAACAGTGGAGGGCCATGACTACGCACCTTGGCGTCCGCGAGTGCTCATGCACTACATCCAAGATAGATTCATCGAACCGGATGTCATCGTGGATATCACCGACCACATAGAACAGAAGATGGAGGCCATCATGGCTTTCAGTAGTCAATTCTATGACCCCGAGAGCGATGAGCCGGAAACGCCTATCTCCAGTAAGACATTTATCGATTATCTCTATAGTAGAGCCCG
The window above is part of the Flavobacteriales bacterium genome. Proteins encoded here:
- the bshB1 gene encoding bacillithiol biosynthesis deacetylase BshB1; translation: MKADILAFAAHPDDVELAASGTLLKHIHQGKNCGIVDLTRGQLGSRGNPELREKEADHASEILGLDFRENLGMEDGWFRADKEHIMQVALMIRKYRPDVILANAITDRHPDHGRGADLIKEAAFFSGLVKATVEGHDYAPWRPRVLMHYIQDRFIEPDVIVDITDHIEQKMEAIMAFSSQFYDPESDEPETPISSKTFIDYLYSRARQFGRYIGVEFAEGFTVDKAFGVEDLTRLA
- a CDS encoding leucyl/phenylalanyl-tRNA--protein transferase, producing MRIAYLSLDDDFPPVSQARADGLLAIGGDVSVEMLLKAYPMGIFPWYNEEQPVLWWAPHERCVLFPAMMHCGKNLRRTIRQKRFEIRMDTAFAQVVEGCARIGSNRQQGTWINPTLKESLCELHEMGLAHSVEAWMDDSLVGGLYGVSLGGMFFGESMFAQVSDASKVCLYHLCQWMIQHDMDLIDCQIPNDHLFRLGAQVLQPDEFYPFLEESVEKETLEGPWVYDSQ
- a CDS encoding CoA pyrophosphatase; the protein is MIGIDHIPDLFQGPLPGKKAHDAMMGRIRPSVEEIIQGDHDPRVSSVAFLIYPKKSGLHFLLLKRHDYAGVHSGQVGLPGGRLDDGETNEEAMLRELEEETGLRIDTSSIIRELTPLYIPPSDFIVHPFATLIDHEPEWRYDTREVKRGIETPLSELMRKDIIVERKIQVRDSPFPWKVQCFPFDGEVVWGATAMILAECKQILGKFEQ